A genomic segment from Candidatus Micrarchaeia archaeon encodes:
- a CDS encoding putative immunity protein — protein sequence MKKFSKQDQRLLAIWAANCSERVLPFFENAYPKDNRPRKAIEVCRIWIRTGVFRMADIRKASLTAHAAAREAKENNAACFAARAAGQAVATAHVPQHAFGAAYYALKAVAAVDPANAIKIAKERNWQSRRLPGNLRQEIMDRVLILKNDSGIAIKIQKGKDF from the coding sequence GAAATTCAGCAAACAGGACCAGAGATTGCTGGCAATCTGGGCTGCGAACTGTTCTGAGCGGGTGCTTCCGTTTTTTGAGAACGCATACCCGAAGGATAATCGGCCCCGCAAAGCCATAGAGGTATGTAGGATATGGATTCGCACGGGCGTGTTTAGGATGGCCGACATACGCAAGGCTTCGCTCACAGCCCATGCCGCTGCACGCGAAGCGAAAGAAAACAACGCGGCTTGCTTCGCCGCGCGTGCAGCAGGCCAGGCAGTGGCGACTGCACATGTTCCCCAGCACGCTTTCGGTGCTGCCTACTACGCCCTCAAAGCTGTTGCAGCAGTCGACCCTGCCAATGCCATCAAGATTGCCAAAGAACGCAATTGGCAATCACGGCGCCTTCCTGGAAATCTAAGGCAGGAAATCATGGACAGAGTACTTATCCTGAAAAATGATTCCGGAATTGCCATCAAAATACAAAAAGGCAAGGATTTTTAA